Genomic segment of Drosophila simulans strain w501 chromosome 2R, Prin_Dsim_3.1, whole genome shotgun sequence:
AGGATTGGGATAATAAAAGGGAATTCTTCCCCAAAAACAGTGACCAAAACTACCTAAGAAGCCAGAAGAAATTCGGATTCTTTACGTTTTGAAAAAACACTGCCTTTGGGAAGATTTGTAGATTGATAGATAGACTTAAGAACAAGACAAAAACTACTTACAAGGTTGAGATATTccaatttctttttgtgtttgtttggattttgaaatgcaattatgtaAATGAGTTGGAGACAAGGTTTAATTATAGTATGTTTAGAGAACGAGTACGAGTATTTGCGATTTTGTACAAttgattttggtttgttttcgttttcggttttggttgacagtgatggtgatgatgatgatcagaTCAGGACAGGAAGACACGAGAAAAATAATGAGCATGAGCATTTGGTGTACAcatttaagcaatttattaATGAGATTCGATGTATGTATAGTATGTTGGGAAGTGGAGTTCTTTCGGTTTGCATGTGTCGACTACATCCAGCTACTTGGGTATGGAATAAGTGTTCAGTTTTACACATGAATGTACtaagcatatatgtatgtatgtttgtatgtatgtggtaGCGTGTGTTTGGATAATGGTGGGGTGTATACGAATGGTGTATCTCTTCTTATAGGTCTTGGCACTCTACTGTTCGCATATACTCTTTAATATATGATGTGGTTATGGActaattcgttttatttggcTGATTTCGGAGGCGCCTATTGCATCCACTTGGGTAGCGACAGATTTTCAACACTTACAGTGGGCGATTCCAAGCCCAGTTTGGGCAATATCGAGCCTCGTCCACCCGGTCGTATGATCAAACCATCCGCATCCTGCAACAGAAGCACACCGTATATTCGTTAGTCTGAGTGTAGGTCCACTCTAAATAGTTCTTCGATTCGGCAACTCCTCAAAGTGGCTGAAATATTTGTAATCGAATGCGCTGATAAGCAGAGCCAAAGCAGCAGCACcgacgatcaaaataccaaCTGCCTCACTTTTTTGTGGGTCGAAGCGAAAGTGAAACCAGCCGAGGGGCTTAGGGCCATGACATCACATTTCCCACTAGCTGGGGCTGATAagagccacccacccactcgatAGGTTTGCTCGCAGGTCGTATCGAATGTAGCACTTACATGACTGGAGCGACTGCGCACGATGTCCGGCGTCTGCGGTTCGTCCAGCAGCACCGATGGCGACTCCGCAATGCCCATGCCACGGCGGTAGCGGGTCAGGGCATCCAGCACCTCATCCGTAGCCCGATCTGAGATGGCGGCGGCCAGGGATTGTTCGATCTCACTGTGGGCAGAGGGGAAATGAACAAAATTAGTTATCAATAGAGAAGGCTTTCGGCAATCTACTTTTTAGGAAAGCGATCCCCTCTTTCTGGATCTGTGACCAACTCCTCCAAAGGCTCCTCGTCCGGACACTCCTTATAGGCTGGACTTGCGCCGGAAGACTGACTGCTCTGCCCTGCACcgaagcagcagcacaaagTGCGCATGAGACCCATTTCTTCGCGACACTTTTTCCCAACAGCTGGAAGCTAACTGAAGGGATGAGCGCTGCTCCGATTCAATAAGCACAGATAAACCTATGGACTTTTGGCGAAACCCGCAACAGAAGCGGTTGGCTCCGAGATCCCGACCACAGTGGAAATGCATTCAGCTGTTTCTGGTTTTCGGGGTCTGTTGTTTTTAATCTTATCTAAGCGGTAGCTCTCCCTCCCACCCATGTGTATATGGGAATACGTAAACAAACAGACATTTTCCAACTTTCGTTGGAGCGAAAAGAGCGCGCAGAGCGTTCCACATGGAGCTGGTTTAGGAAGTGGAgaatgcgaaaaaaaatagagtcatctgttggttttttgcgtttttgctGCTTCTCATTTTAGGCGATGTGCGAATTCTATTGCGAATTAGCATGTTCACGTTACCAAGACTATTACTCATAAtacttacatatttatttgtgtatcTCTATACTCTTATTCAATTCTTCAGTCGAAAAATAATACTTCTATTTAATGTCACGTATTCCGCATATCTCGTTATCCCGGTTTagctataaaatattaataatctTATGTTCTTTATCTCCGCTAACCCTATGTGTAcgtatataatttgtttttgcatttttctaaTCAACATTCGCATTGAATTAGTCAATAACTCGATTTCTCTCCTATCTCACCTCTTACTTTTTGTATATGTACGAGTAGTTTGTTGGCTTGAATTGTTGTCACtcttatataaataaaaacacctTTCTCCCAACTATTTTGCTCTTTAGTTTACTCtcttaaatttgttaattaagttGGTCGAAACTCACCCAACTTTGTTCATAATCTCGCTGCCGGCGTTGTTGAGCAGACAGATCTGCAGGAATTCCTCGGGCACCACCAAACGCTCGGCGAGAGCCTTTCGAAGATCCTGAACTACGATCTGGTTGCCCAGCGTTTTGGGACACTGCTCGATGCCAGTGCGCATCATCGTCTCCAGGGTCTCCTCCAGATAACTCTTAATCGTGTAGCTCAGTTCACTGGCCACTCGGGTCAGCTTCATTTCGATGGGATGACTGTCGTTGCGAACGGCCTCTTGCAGCTTTGGCATCAGTTGCTTGCAGTTTTCGGCGTCGGTAATCAGGCGCTGCACCGCCGAGGCGGATTCACTGCCTCCCTTGGCCAGCGAAATGGTGTCCTGCGTCTCGGCCACCAACTTATCCACCAGCTGGTGCGTGGAGGAGAGCATGAAGCCGTGCTGCAGCCGGAATCCTTGTCCGGTGGCCCGCTTCAATCCATTGCAGTtgcgctgcagcagctcctgcATCTTACGCATCACCGCATCCGTCTTATCCGGGTGGCTCTTCAGATGCGGAGCAATATCGAAAACGGGAAAGGGAATGGTGCGCATGCTGTGGTTGTGCTCTAACGCGTAAACGATATCCGCATAGCCCTGCAACGTCACTCCGTTTTTGTCCATATATATGGTACGCAGCCGGTTGTTGATCTGCAGAGCTTTGGCCAGGAGTCGGGCGCCCACATCCCCCATGAAGTTTCCACTGATGTCCAGCTTCTGAAGGCTTTGGTTGCTGCCCAGCGCGTTGATGAAGTCGTGCAGGTCGTGCTTCAGTTTGTTCTCCGACAGTACCAGCTCGACCAGCGGGAAGTCGTCCTTCTGGATGAGGTTCACCAGGGCGTCCATAACGGGCGGAATGTGCTTCGGCTTCATGCCCGTTAGACTGCGGGTCAGGTGAAGCGTCCGAATCGAGGGATTCTTCGAAATGGCTGTCAGCACGGGCGCTAGCTCAGCATCAAGATCTGCGGAAGAATCAAGAAATTAGATTTTGAACTCAATGGTTATCCTCGTTTGCGCTTACTGTTATCGCTGATGTCTAGGCTTTGCAGAACTCGCACGCCATGGATGCAGGATTCAAGCACATGGGCACCTTGGGCGCCCAGCGTGTTACTGCTGAGATCCAGATAAAGTCCGGCTGTAGACTCGTTGCAGGCCAGGCCAAGCAGCAGGTTCTTCAATGCCTCCATGGGAAGTTTGCAGCCGGCAATGTTGAGGTGCTTTAAGCTGAACGTGCTGGTGAAGAACTGCTTGAATGAGGGCGGTATCTCCTTGCCCTTCTTCGTGCTGAACGAGTTGTGCGACACGTTCAGGTGGGCCAAATGCGTGGCGCAGCCGCGCAACAGAGCTCCAAACAACTGCAAAGCATATAGGACCAAAAATGAGTACTGGGAATTctatggaaatggaaatgattaCATTTTCCAGCGTGATGTCAGTCGAGGCGAGATCCAAGTGCTCCAGCACATTGGGTTGAGCCAGGAAATTGTGCAAATtctgcaaaaaatgaaatattttactgACATCTAGGAATGTTTCGCTTTCCCATGGACTACTTACGGTTATATCATCTTTGAGACTATTACCACTTAGGTCTAGATACGTGAGCGAGTTGGAAATACTTTGATTGAGCGTCAGCGAATGCGACATCTGGTTGACGCCCTTCGAAGTTAGTCCACAGTGGGCCAAGGCCAGTTTGCATAGGCCCTTGGATACCTTGGCTATGGGCCCAGCCAAATGAATGGCACCTAATCCACGGAAAAAACGACATACTATTAGTTAAAGAGCAAAATGCTGACCAACACACGAACAACGACTGTAGGATGAATGAAAAAAGCATGATGTTTCTTTGccaattgaaataattacaGATTTGTTTGTCTAATAGATAAATTTGGAGCAGGAGGCTTACAGACCAGAATGAAGAGTTGTTCTGGGAAAACCTGTGTGGCAATCGTCAATAACAATGGGAGAAATGGTCTCAAGAATCAATTGGGTGGCTCAACAATGGCCACACATGTCGCCAAAATAATTAGCAAACTTAgggaaaacaacaagaatGGTAAGAGCAATATAGCAGtaacacaacaacaatacaatGTCTAAGTTTTTAAATAGATGGCTGTGGTGCTATGGTGTCTATTGGTGGCTGCAAACCTTGTACAATCTTTCCAAATAGGGCGCACAATGAACTTGCTCCTACACAAATcgcaaatcaaaatggcaaACCGACAAACGACAAAACATGGAAACGGCGGGGAAGAGAAACGATAGCAGAGAGGTAGACAAGAATTGGATTAATTGGATTACACGAGGCGGGTCTCGATTACAATTCGATGTCAGTTTGGGGGCACCATTGTCGCCGGGGGCAGGGCAGTTGATTGGCATCCCGGAATTCGAGTACGCACCTTTATCCTCAATTATATTGTGGCTCAGATCGATGGTGCGAATGGCGGGATTGCTATTCGTTATCACAGATATCGATAACTTGTTCAGGAAATCCCATCTGCAACAAATTACACAATGCTATATCAATGCTATCCCACTGACTTATGACAATCCCGTACCTTAAGCCCAATGCCTCCAGGTGCAGCTCTTCCAGCCACATCGAACGCTTAAGGACGTGCAGGATGCGTTCCAGGGTCTCGTGGGACAATCGCATGTGGGCTGCCTTCAGGCCACGAAAGAACGTGTTGTATTCCAGCGCCGAAACGATGGCCATCAAGTCTCTGAAATCAAAAAGCAAGGAAATTAGACATCAATTAGCTAGCAGCAGCAATTTGGTGCGACAACTCACTTTGGCTCCAGGTGGTCAAAGTCGCGCAAGTTGAGGACTCGCGTGTCGTGCGACAGATAGATGGTGTCCACATCCCAAGCCACCTCCTCGCGATAGGGAACGCCGTGGAAATCGCACATGCAGGCGTACTGGGCACTGAATCCACCACAGGGACCCACATTTCGGGGATCGGAGGGTCTGAATTCCTCGGAGAATATGGTCTCCCGCTCCGGTGGCTGTATATCAATCTAAAAGAGAGGGGAGGAGCGCAAAATACCAGTTCATTGACCTGATGCAAAATTTGGTTTAAAAAGTTCTAGCAGGGCGTTCAAAGGTCTCAAGGGTCCGCCTTTGTTGTGTTGCTGAAGTTGACCAACTTGAAGAACAATGCAAAGTTTCGGACTGCCTGCTAAACTCCTCGAAAACTGTTTCTCTCTGTGCCCCCTCTCCCTTGGCCAACTGCTTAAACTTAATCTCGCATTTAACACTCTTGTTGAATGTGAGTTTTGATGGGACTACACTTCCAGGCGTCAACCCGATGACGCCTAAGTCGCGTGCCCTGCGGCAATTATCCCAGCCAATTGTTGTTACTAGACGAATCGCTAGATAAAAGTCGCTAGACAGCAACATCTATGGGTTGGGCGGGCTATGGAACCACGTTCGTTCGTGGGTGCCTCGTGGGCGAATCTCAGGCGATTTGCATAAACATGCCGGGCATAATTTACGACAAACTGGGGCCAGGAGCATTACAAATGCATTGAATTATTAACCTCATCTTGCGCAGATGACGACGTTTATGCACTTACAGCCTAATTGGACAATGGGCGGGGGTGGCATGCTGACACAGTGGGTGACATaccacatatgtacatgtgtaca
This window contains:
- the LOC6733417 gene encoding F-actin-uncapping protein LRRC16A isoform X5, producing MSTRSQLTKDLNESVKSILGRHTKILVKYMVKLETKGDKTENRVLVFTPVRVYLLSAKVPTKIECHFHYLDIVGVESKKSTHFSIVTNDRPYSFVTTGDAGNFSSNADVILTDLASAIKQIFPTVPLKYIIRKIDIQPPERETIFSEEFRPSDPRNVGPCGGFSAQYACMCDFHGVPYREEVAWDVDTIYLSHDTRVLNLRDFDHLEPKDLMAIVSALEYNTFFRGLKAAHMRLSHETLERILHVLKRSMWLEELHLEALGLRWDFLNKLSISVITNSNPAIRTIDLSHNIIEDKGAIHLAGPIAKVSKGLCKLALAHCGLTSKGVNQMSHSLTLNQSISNSLTYLDLSGNSLKDDITNLHNFLAQPNVLEHLDLASTDITLENLFGALLRGCATHLAHLNVSHNSFSTKKGKEIPPSFKQFFTSTFSLKHLNIAGCKLPMEALKNLLLGLACNESTAGLYLDLSSNTLGAQGAHVLESCIHGVRVLQSLDISDNNLDAELAPVLTAISKNPSIRTLHLTRSLTGMKPKHIPPVMDALVNLIQKDDFPLVELVLSENKLKHDLHDFINALGSNQSLQKLDISGNFMGDVGARLLAKALQINNRLRTIYMDKNGVTLQGYADIVYALEHNHSMRTIPFPVFDIAPHLKSHPDKTDAVMRKMQELLQRNCNGLKRATGQGFRLQHGFMLSSTHQLVDKLVAETQDTISLAKGGSESASAVQRLITDAENCKQLMPKLQEAVRNDSHPIEMKLTRVASELSYTIKSYLEETLETMMRTGIEQCPKTLGNQIVVQDLRKALAERLVVPEEFLQICLLNNAGSEIMNKVGEIEQSLAAAISDRATDEVLDALTRYRRGMGIAESPSVLLDEPQTPDIVRSRSSHDADGLIIRPGGRGSILPKLGLESPTATPHLPTKRRSLAKKVRPQSVVENLSLGHFPDLLESPSSHRSNSQLSARAAAGAAALVGAANMTDSIAVDDGGVDECCDSITELPSASFQLQHLVKGRPKRAKTRAPTRPLVTTECAGGSREIGEGLEHFFRPGSVTPTTLTPLVSPTSEECSSLSFVDSPTMSRDGNGHMTSEETTPILEERRPIKLERQSPLLKSASWATRSRSTDNLEKYSPLVGRKSPLVKMRTEGGPGSGSAGGAEETSMPSSNLLKATAREDKTRSPSSDSIKSHAAGEGSVIVKTGNGILRTPIVLQKPRPWSVVGSEPKAGGDLITGNGNADSSKTTPDKLEEDDVEVVTFGNTCSGSIVGITPGIALSTSGGGSIVGITPGGALEKKSVRELAAGLNRMELPLKPPVMPRTLLNATSARTSTSSTGSGSGSTSNSVSVSSSTTANTSMTVLNQSQTRSRIVSSTSSTGSTETITERSTTSTSSSSSSSHEKQHAKACANLISNEILSMRNGQLGAKSGSCAESGGVKRIAGKEISTLFEETLVEELQQSMATRRGFRDSAYTKEDVVDL